One window from the genome of Bacteriovorax sp. Seq25_V encodes:
- a CDS encoding cytochrome c: protein MKNISKVLLVISMLSAQNIFAADAAAGKSLYAKCVACHGQNGEGNPSQKAPRIAGQHDWYIYSSLVAFKKGERKNPTMLPFIKNLSDKDYQDLAAYVSQMK, encoded by the coding sequence ATGAAGAATATTTCAAAAGTTTTATTAGTAATATCAATGTTATCTGCACAGAATATTTTTGCTGCTGACGCTGCAGCTGGTAAGTCACTTTACGCAAAATGTGTTGCTTGTCACGGACAAAATGGAGAGGGAAACCCTTCTCAAAAAGCTCCACGAATCGCTGGTCAACATGACTGGTATATTTACTCATCGCTTGTTGCTTTTAAAAAAGGTGAGAGAAAGAACCCAACAATGCTTCCATTTATTAAGAATCTTTCTGATAAAGATTACCAAGACTTGGCAGCTTACGTTTCTCAAATGAAATAA
- a CDS encoding GNAT family acetyltransferase, translating to MQGNANQLVFNEVTKADDIQKVFDYNIDAFSDSPDFKWTLDDIKKEVKDGWHLYSVILNGEIISAAFCKLEGEVLHSKNTSIKIQHQGSGYSHRIMEFFESRAKELKSSSIVHYCAIDNFRQYALNESHGYVKTSRKLGKLGHTTEWIKLLK from the coding sequence ATGCAAGGGAATGCTAATCAACTTGTCTTTAATGAAGTAACTAAAGCAGACGATATTCAAAAAGTTTTTGACTACAATATCGATGCTTTCTCGGATAGTCCTGATTTTAAATGGACTCTTGATGACATTAAAAAAGAAGTTAAAGATGGATGGCATCTTTACTCTGTTATTCTAAATGGCGAAATCATCTCAGCTGCCTTTTGTAAGCTTGAAGGTGAAGTTCTACACAGTAAGAATACTTCAATTAAAATTCAGCACCAGGGTTCTGGTTATTCACATCGAATTATGGAATTCTTTGAGTCGAGAGCTAAAGAACTTAAGTCTTCATCGATTGTTCACTACTGTGCGATTGATAACTTTAGACAATATGCCCTTAATGAAAGCCATGGTTATGTTAAGACTTCTCGTAAACTTGGCAAGCTTGGACACACTACGGAGTGGATCAAACTACTTAAGTAA